Sequence from the Arcobacter sp. CECT 8986 genome:
TTATTACAGATTCGCTTGCTTTTAAATTTGTTCTCATTGTTATCATATATCTAACAGAAGATTCTAATTGATTTTGAGTAGACCCAAACTCTGCTCTAAAATCATTTAATTTATTTAAAGCTGTATCTAATACTCCTAATGAATTTCGTGCTACATTTGGTGTTAGTGCATCTTTAGATAAAGCTTTTAAAGTATCAAGTCCAAGTCCTACTGTGTTAGATTGAACAGAAGAGAGTTGTATTACATCATTTGATGTTTCACCAACTTGAAAATTTTTTACACTTGCATTTGATGTATCATTTTGAGTATTTTGTAAAAGATAGTTTCCATTATAATTTGTTTGAGAGGCTACATTATCAAGTTGTTGAAGTAATTTTACTACATCTTTTCTAATTGCTTCTCTTCCCTCATCACTTGTAGTATCAGATGAAGCTTGAATTAGTTTTGCTTTTACAGTATCAATTATTAAAGATTGTTCATTCATAGCTTTATCAGCAATTTGAGTTAAGGCTATTGCTGAGTTTGCATTTTCTATACCTTGAGATACGCTACTTGCTTGTGTTCTTAGCTTGTCAGCTATTGCAAGTCCAGAAGGATCATCACTTGCACTATTTATTTTAAGTCCAGTTGATAATCGTAATAAAGAACGGGAAAGAAGTCTATTATTGTAACTATAATTTTCATACGCTATTAATGCAGCAGTATTAGTAAATAAAGTCATAATAAACTCCTATGTAAGTTACTATTTATATTATAAAGAAGAGATATACTCTCCTAATTGACTAATTTCATCATCACTTAAAGATAGTACTTGGCTTTTCATCACACCTTTCATTGCAGAACCGTATGTTCCATTTTTATAGCCATTTAGTGCATCAATTACTTTTTGTTTATCCCAACCTTGAATAATTTGAGATTTTCCTAAAGCTTGTTTTTCACCATTTAAACCATGACATCCAGAACATTTTAAAAATAGTTGTTTACCTACTTGTGTTGATTTACTACTTGAAATTATGTTATTCATACTATCTTGAATTTTTTGACTTGATGATTTTACTTCTTCTTTTACTTTTTCTGTTATTTCACTACTTTTTTTTGATAAATCTTCAACTACTTTAGATGCCTCAACACCTACTTCTTTTGAAGTTGTAGATACTATCTCTCCTATTTGTTTAGAAGCTTCTTGAACTTTTTTTGATATTTTTTCACTTGAATCACTAAGTCTATTTACTAGCTCATCATCTTTTTTTACTTCTGTGTTTGTATCAGTTGTATTTACACTTACACTTTTATCATCAACTTTTTGCGTTGTTTTCTCTTCACCACAACCACTTAATAATAAAATTGCAACAAATGAACTAACTAAAATTTTTTTCATAAAATAACCTCATCATAAATTATAAATATATTATCCTATAATAGGATTAAACTAACATTAAACTCCATTTCTAAATATTAACTTAAAGTATCATATTTGAAAGTAAATTCACCTTGTACAAAATCTATTTTAACCTTTCCACCTTTTTTCAGTTTTCCAAATAATATCTCATCAGTTAATTCATCTTTAACTTTTTGGCTTATTACTCTTGAAAGTGGTCTAGCACCCATTGCTTTATCATAACCTAAAGAAGCAAGTTCTTTTTTTGCTCTTGTAGATATAGTGATTTTTACTTTTTTACTTTCAAGTTGTTTTTCTAAATCTTCTATAAATTTACCAACAACTTGAGTTACTATTTCAATACTTAATGGTTTAAAGTTAACAGTAGAATCAAGTCTATTTCTAAATTCAGGTGCAAAGAATTTATTTATAGCTTTGTCTTCATTTAGATTTTCATTTTTTGCAAATCCCATAACATTTGCTTCTGTTGCTCCAAGATTTGATGTCATAATTAATACTACATTTTGAAAATCTGCTTTATTACCACTATTATCAGTAAGCTCAGCATTATCCATTACTTGAAGAAGTACAGACATTAAATCTGGATGTGCTTTTTCTATCTCATCTAATAATAAAACACAATGTGGATGTTTTCTAATTGCTTCTGTTAATAACCCACCATTTTCAAAACCAACATACCCAGCAGGTGCACCAATAAGTCTTGATATTGTATGAGCTTCCATATATTCACTCATATCAAATCTTTCAAAATGAATACCTAATTGAGTTGATAATTCACGTGCAACTTCTGTTTTACCAACACCTGTAGGACCTGTAAATAAAAAACTTCCAATAGGTTTTTTGTCAAGTCCAAGTCCAGCTTTATTTCTTTTAATTGATTTTACAATTGTTTTAATTGCTTCATCTTGACCAAATACTCTTTTTTGCATATTTTTTTCTAAACTTTTTAGTAAAGAAATATCTGATTTTGTTGCAGATTTTGGTGGAATATGAGCCATTTTTGCAATTACATTCTCTATATCTTCTTTTGTAATATTAACAGCTTTTTTACTATTTTTTGATTCTATTTTTTTCAAAGAACCAGCTTCATCTATTACATCAATTGCACTATCTGGTAAAAATCTATCATTTATATATTTTTTACTTAACTCAACTGCTAATTCAACTGAAGCTTTACTATACTTAACATTATGAAACTCTTCATATTTTGATTTTAGTCCTTCTAAAATCGTAACAGTATCTTCAATTGATGGTTCGTTTATATCTACTTTTGCAAATCTTCTGCTTAGAGCTTTATCTTTTGAAAAATCATTTCTAAACTCAGCAAAAGTTGTAGCACCAATACATCTTAATTTTCCATTTGATAACATTGGTTTTAATATATTTGAAGCATCCATTGCACTTCCACCAACACTTCCTGCACCTACAATTGTATGAATTTCATCGATAAATAAAATTGCATTTTTAACTTCACCTATCTCTTTTAAAAGTGCTTTTAGTTTCTTCTCAAAATCACCTCTATATTTTGTACCTGCAAGTAATGAACCCAAATCAAGAGAAAAAATCTTCGCATCTTTTAAAGTATCTGGAATATTCTCTTTAGAAACTTCAAGAGCTAATCCTTCTGCAATTGCAGTTTTACCAACTCCTGGTTCTCCAACTAAGACTGGATTATTTTTCTTTCTTCTACTTAATATTTGAATCACCCTTGCAATCTCATTTTCTCTTCCAATTACAGGGTCAATTTCACCTTTTTTAGCTAACTCTACAAGTTCAACCGCATTTTTATCTAATACAGTAGATTTATTATCTTGCTTTGACAACTCTTCATCTTCAAATTCATCATTTCCATTATGAGAAATCTCTTCTAAAATATCAACTTTTTGAATTCCATGAGATTTTAAAAGATATGAACCATATGAGTTCTCATCTCTTATTATAGCAACGAACATATCCTCAACTTTTGCATCTCTTTTTCCACTTGCTTGAGTATGAGCTACCATTTGTTCGATAGTTTTTGTCAAAGATATGCTTTCTATTGGCTCATCTTCTATTCCCTCTGGTAAAACAGGAGTATTTTCATCTAAATATTTTTTTGTCTTATCAAATAACTCATCATTATTTAAACCTAAATTCGTAAGTAAACTCTCTATTACTTCATCATGTAATGTCATCAAAAAAATATGTTCTAATGTCAGATATTCATGCTTACATGACTTCGCGTAACTTACAGCTTGTGCAAAAATACTTCTTAATTCATTGCTAATCATAGTCTTACTCTTCTTCCATTATTGCTTTCAAAGGAAATCCTCTTTCCCTTGCTAGTGTTGTTACTTGAGCAACTTTTGTTGCTGCAATTTCATGTGTATAAACACCACACACTTCTTTACCTTTATTATGTATATTTAACATAATCTGTGCCGCATCGTCTTGTTTTTTTCTAAAAATATTAACTAAAACCTCTATTACAAAATCCATTGTCGAATAATCATCATTTAGTAATAATACTTTATACTTTTTTGGTTCTTCCAATTTTATATCATTATCTAATTCTACTTCAAATTCATTAGCCACTTCAAACCTTTTTTCGATAAAATACTAAATATAAAATATTATACCAAAAAAGAAATTACAATGATAAAAGAAAAAAATTACTATATAAACAAAAGCTTATTCATAAGTGCGACAAATACAGATGTTGGTAAAACTTATGGATGTAAGAAATTTGCAATTGCACTTACAAATTTAGGATTAAAAGTTGGTTATTTTAAACCTTTTGAAACAGGAGTTATTGATAAACCTCTTGATGGTTCAGCCATGCTAGAGTTAGTAAAAGAGCTAAATCCACAGTTTGATTTTGACATCAATGATGTTGTTCCTTATCAATTTAGACTTCCAGCAGCTCCATATGTAGCTAAAAATGATACAAAAATTGATTTTGATTTTTTACTTAAACAAAAAAAGAAATTAGAAGAAAAATGTGATGTACTTATAGTTGAAGGAGCAGGAGGATTGCTTGTACCTATTGAAAAAGATATATTTATTATTGATTTAATTAATATGTTTAATTGTGAAGCTATTTTAATTACTCCTAGTAAATTAGGTGGAATAAATGATACTTTACTTAGTATAGAAGCACTAAAAACTAGAAATATAAAATTTGATTTTTATATTAATTTATATCAAGATAAAGATACATTTGAAGAAGTATCTTTACCATTTTTAAAAGATTATTTTCCTAAAATTAATTACTTACAGGAATTATAATTTTAAAATTAGCACCAAGATAATTTTTATCTTGGTATTTTTTATTTATATTTTCAACTTTTATATTTCCATTTAGATGCTTTATAATAATTTCTCTAGTCATATAAAGCCCTATTCCTGTACCTTGACTTTGATGTTTAGTTGTAAAATAAGGTTCAAAAATTTTATTTAATATCTCTTTTTTTATTCCACCACCATTATCCCAAATTTCAATATAAGCAAAGTTTTCATCTTTGTATAAATCAATATAAATAACTCTTTTTTCTTCAAATTGATTAATCTTATCTGTTAAGATATCTTTTGCATTTGTTAATATATTTAATATAGCTTGAGTTAACTCACTTTTAATAGTATGTACTTCTATATCTTCTGTATTTAAAACAACTTCAATATAATTATTTTTAAAAGAAGAATCAACAATATTCAATGAATCATTAATGCAATCTTTTAGATTAAAATTCTCTTTTTGTTTATTTTCTTTAAAAAAGTTTCTAAAATCTTCAATAGTTTGAGATAGATACTGTGTAGTATTTACTATTGATTTCAAATCATCTTTTATCTCTTCTGGGGACACTAAATTATAATCAATTTTAATAGCAATTCCACTTGCAGCTGTACTTATTGTACTTAGAGGTTGTCTCCATTGATGGGCAATGTTTCCTATCATTTCTCCCATTGCAGCCATTTTTGATTGGTTAAAAAGCATTTGGTCTTTTTCTCTATTTTTAAGTACCTCTTTTTGTACCTCATCTTTTAACTGTTCATTTAATAGCTCTAGTGCTTTTGTTTTCTCTTTTACTTTAGATTCCAAAGTTGCATTTATATTTTTTAGTGCATTTTTTTGACTCTCTATATTATTTTTGTAAGATTTGAAAATCATCTCTATTCTTTTTGATAAAAAGAAAGTCAATAAACTACCAATCAAAATAACAATAAATGCGATTTTTATACTATATGTTATAAAGTTTTTTTCTTCAATTTTTTTATTTCCAATAATATCAATAATTGTTTTTTCTAAACTTTTTAAATCAATACTATTAACTAAAACCCAATTCCACTCTTTTATATATTTAAAAGCAATTAGGTTTTCATAATTTTTAGTCCAATAAAAAAATGTTTTTTCATAATCACTATTTCTATAAAGTTCAACTTTTTTAATAAAGTCTTTATCTTGAATTTTCAGTGATTTATCTTCACTTTTATTTAAAATATTATTATTTTTATCTAATACAAATATTTTTTGTTCACTACTATAAGCTAAAGAGTTTATTCTATTTAATACATCTTGCTTTAATAAATTATCAATTATTTCAAAGTATTCACCATAACCTATAAGCCAATGATATGGCTCAAACTTTTTTATAAAAGATATTTTTTGATAATCACTTAATTTATTGATATTTTGTTTTAAAGTATAAGTTACATAACCTTCATCTTTTACTTTTAATAACTCTTTTGATTTTAAAATAAATTCATGATGAGCAACATCATTTGTATTTGTAATATTTTTATTTATATAGTTTTTATTTGAAGGATAGATGATAGGTTTGAAGTTTTTATTCTTAATATCTATTAAAAAGAAATAACCATTGTTATCAAGGTTCATCTGCTTGATTATATTTATTAAATCTTTTTTTGTTTCACTTTGCCTTAATATTCCTGTATCTTTATTGTATTTGTGTAAAACAATGTTATAAACTAACTCAACTCTTTTTTGAATTTGTTCATTTATAATATTTTTTGTAGTTGATTTTTTATATAAAATATAATCATTTAAAGTATCTATTTTTTGTGAAAGTTTGTTTTTTTCTTCATTTATAAGCTTGGCTTTTAGTTTAGAACTATCATCAATAAACTTATTTTCTAGTTTATTAATTTGAGTAAAAGTTACTAAAGTAGTAACTAATATAATTAATATTATAGGAGTAAATATTATTAATTTAGATAAGTATTTTTCATGAAACATTTAATACACCACATCTTCTTGTTTATAGCCATTGTAAAACTTTCCTATAATAAAACGCAAATATAATAAAACCAAAACCAATAATGTATGTTATTATATCTAGTGAAGTTAAACTTGCCATTAAACCAATAAAAAGTGTAGTAATAATATTTGCTAACATAAAAATCATATCATTATATGCCAAAACCCTACCAAGATATTTTTTATCACAATTTTCTTGAATTAGTGCATAAGAGTAAGACCAAATTGTTGTAGTAAAAAATCCAGTTGCAAAAAGTCCTATTAATGCTAAATAAAAATTAAATTGAAAAACAGCCCATAGCCAAATACCTAGTGCTTGAAAAATCAATATATAAAAAAAGCTTTTTTGATTTACAAATTTACCTATTAAATATGGCCCAACCATTAAAGCTAATGCTCTTACTGCATTTGAAATACCAATAGACAAAGCAGTTGCAATCACATATTTATACTCATTTTTAGCTAATAAAGTAACCAAAGTATCAAATGAAGTTAACCCCACACTTGTATGTAAAATAATAAGATGTACTAATATTTTATTACTTTTGATATATAAAAATCCGTCTTTAATAATTTTGAAAAACTTATCTTTTATATCTGATTCTTCAACAATTAAATTAATTTTTACAAATACTAAAATCGCTATTAAAAAGAAAGAAGCATCAATAATAAATGCTGTTTTTATCCCCACAAAATTTACAACAAATCCACTTACTGCCATTGCAAAGGCATAACAAAATGACCAAATTATTGAGTGAATTTCATTTGCTTTTCTTAAAGCATCACTTTTTAAAAGTTTTGCAAGTAAAGACATCTCTGTTGAAAAAAACATAGAAGTACAGCTCATTCTAATAAAAATAAAAATTAATAGTAACCAAAGATGCTCTTTACTATTAATAAGTAAAAAGCATAATGTCATCAAAAACTCTGTAATTAAAAGAGTCAGCATTAATCTTTTTATTTTAAATCTATCTATTATTGCACCAGAAAATGGAGCAATAACAATTGCAGGTAAAAAGTGCATAGCTGTTACTAATGATATAGCAAAAGAAGAACTACCAAATTGTACTAACATAGTATAAATTGCTACATTTGAAAATGCAGCTCCAAAATATGAGATAAATTGTACTAAAGATAAATCTCTTACAACTTTATAATCTTTGAAAAGTTTACGATAAGTCAATACTTACTAAGACCTCTTGATACATTGCACTAGAAGAAGATTCGTCACTAGAGTATGGAGTTATATAGTTTGCATTTTTATTTCCTGCATAACATAACACACAATTTTCTTTTACATCTTCTGTAAGTTTTACAATAAATTTAGCTTTTCCATACTTCGATGTTAAAGTAACATTATCTTCATCATTAAAACCTGTTTTAGGATTTAAGTATAAATAGTTATCTATTTTAAAAGATGAATTTAAACTCTTTTTCTTTTTAGCAGTTATAAAATAAAACTCATTTTCTAACTTCTCTTCATAAAGATGATTTACTTCGATATCATCTATAAACTCAAAATTATCAAATTGGTATTGTTCTACGCTATTATTTATATAATAATCTAATATCTTTTTTTCGTCTTTCAATCCATCATAATTAAAACTCTCAAATAGATATTTAGATAAATCATACTCACTTATTGAGTTTTCATTTGCTTCTTCTACTTTATTAGAGATTGCTTTATATTGGTGTCCATATGATAATCTAATATCATTTTTTTGTAAAAATGAGCAAGAAGGAATTATCAAATCAGCATATTTACAAGTATCATTATAAGTTGTTCCCATTAAAACAACAAAACTATTTTTTAATCCATCAATAACTCTTTGTGTATTTGGTGCACTCACAACTGGATTTCCACCTTGCACAAAAACTAAATCATATTTAGAAAAATCAACTTCAGTTACTTTCTCTTTTTTATTTTGAGTTTGCATATTAAATTGGTTTTCATAACCATATTTTGAATTACTTAAATACCAAACACCACTATGTTTCTTATGGTTATGTAATCCTAAAAAAGCTGCAAAAGAATCAATACATCTAGTAATATTTGCACCTTCATAATATTTTTGAACTCCAAGACCTAAAACTAAAGCAACTTTTTTATTCTCAATAATTTCAAAAAATCTATTTATATCTTCCAAACTAACACCAGTAGCTTCTTCATACGAAATCACTGGTCTACTCTTTGCTAAATCAAAGAACTCTTCACTGGAATTAAATCTTTCACAAAACTCTTCATCTTCTAAATCTTGCATATAAGCAAATCTAGTAAGCAGTAGTGCAAGTTCATAATCAGTTTTTGGATTTAATGCTAAATGTAATTCTGAGTTTTTTGCAATATGCGTTTTTATTGGGTCAATAGTAATAAATGTCTTATCTTTTACAAGTTCATACATATGAGAAGATGTAACAGAAAAGTTTCTTCCCCATACTATAATTACATCTGCTTCTTGCAGTTGTTCTATTGGTGGATTTACAACTTCTTTTCTATTTAAAGAGATTCCATAACCTCCTCCACCATCACATAAACTACCTTGAGTTAAAATAGAACCATATTTTGCAAAAAAACTTTTTATACTATTTTGCATAACACCAATATTTCCACTACCTTTATAAAATAGTGTATTTTTAGGTTCTACATTTTTAAGTTTAGAAACTAAAATATCAAGTGATTCTTTTAAAGATATTTTTTTATTATCATAAAATGCATCTTTTAAATAATCTTCTTTTGTACAAGAGATAAAATTAGCACACAAATTTCCATTTGTAGGAAAATGCTCTTTATTTCCTCTTATTTTTCCATTTACTATTACAGCTTCACATGCATCATAACAATCAAGAGGGCACGCTACTGTTTTATTTGAACTCAATTTTTACTAACCTTGAAAATTTTTTAACATTTGGAACATAAATTTCAACTCTATAAGAAGAGATATGTTCACTATCAGCTACTATGTAAATTTTTGTAATCTTTAAATCACTTTTTTTATCATCTAAATATATATTTTTATTTTTAATAGATTCAATATCTGCAATTGGTACAAAAATTGTAAGTTTACCTTGACTTAAATCTTTTGATTCATAAAGTAAAGTACCAGGAGTAACATAATCGCCATTTTTTACACTAATATTATAGATATAATTATTTTTTTCTAATAACTTTTTATTTTTAATACTATCTTTTAAGTTTGCTATTTTTATAAGTGCATCTGCTTTAGAAGTCTCTAAATTTATAACTTTTAATCTTTGTGTATCTTTTTCAAAATCTGATTTCGAAGATACTTTTTTCATTCTATTATAATTTTTACCCTCAATATCTATCATTGTTTGAATAGCTTCTAACTTATTTTGAGTCTGTTTTAAATCCACTTCATCTACAAATGAATCTAATTTTATAACTAATGTATTATTAGCTCTTTTACCCTCAATATCTTCGTTTGAATAGATTACTTTTCCACTTACAGCTGCTTTTACTTTGTAACTTTCAACTGGTTCTAGCTTTGCATAAAATACAGAAGCAAACATAAAATTAAAGCTTATTAGTACAAAAAATAGATATTTCACTTTTTACCTTTTTGTTTTTCCATTTGTTTTATTATATTTATTATATCTTTTTTTACTGTTTTTATATTAATGTTCACATCTTCTAATTTAAAAATCAACTTATCAAGCTCATTATCTTTTTTTATATATGCTGCTAGAATTTTTATTAATTCAGCTTTAGTTTTTGATTTTTTAATTCTAGTGACAATATTACTATCTTTTTTTGAATTTTCTCTATTTTTCAAAATCAGTTTATAAATATATATAGCAATAAAAGAAAATACTATACCTAAAAAGAAGAAAAATATATTTTGTTTAATAGAAGATGTTTTTACTTCTTTTATAACAACTTTTTTCTCTTCATCCAATTTTGTTGGTAAATATAATTTTTTTTGCTCTTTTTTTACTTCATTTACTTTAATAAAAAAAGAATCACTCTGTTTTGTGATTATATTTTTTGTTTTATTATCAAAATATCTTAACTTTATAGCACCTATATTTATACTATTTAAAGGAACTATTGAAAAAGTTTTTTCATACTCTCCATAATATTTTGAGTCTATAACTTTTGTATTGATTTTTGGTTTATTTTCAAAAACTTGTGCATTTTTTATATCTAATTTTATATCTTTTATATCATCAATATTTCCATAACCATCAATTTTGATTTTGTATGTTATTGAATCACCTTGATTTATAGTTGTTTTATCAACAGTTGATTTTATATTAAAATTACCGATTAGATTTACATTAGATGGAAGTGCTTTTGTATTTATACTTAAAGCATTTGAATAGACTTTTTTTATTTGTGCATTTTGTTGAATAAATCCAAAATTTGCAAAAGGGTCTGAACTTTGATTTATTATACTCATATCTATTCTAAAAGGTTCAATTTTTAATTCACCCTCTTTTTGTGCAAACATCAAATAAGTCAACTCATTTACAGTATAATCACCATCTTGATACTGTTTTTCATCTTTTAATTGCTTAAACCAAAAGTCTTTAAAATTTGCATTTGAAATACTTAAATTATTTATATTTAAAGAAGAGAGATATTTAAATTTTAGTTTTACTTTAAATGCTTCTCCCACATAAACATCTTTTTTTGATGCAATAATTTGAAAATCAGCATAAGAAAAATTTGATTTGCTTACTTTTTGTTTTTTTACTACTATTTGATTTGTTTTCTCTTTTTTTCCATCAATTTCAAAAGTAAAACTAGGAATAGTAAAATCTTCTTTTGGAAAAAGTCTATATTTTCTAATCAAACTTCTTGTCATAGATGAGTTTACAATATTTATAGATTTTGAAGTTGAAATAGTTTGTACTTTTTCTTTTGAGATATTTTCTATTTTAGGAAAAGTTACATCAGAACCAGTTGCTTTAATAGTAAATATGTAAGGTTCATTTTCAGTAAATGTTGTAGGTGCATTTATTTTTACATCTGCAAATAGTATATTAAAAAATAGTAATATTATAAAAAATGCTTTTATTAGTTTCATCTTAAAATTCTACAGTTCCTTCAATTGCAAAATTTGCTCTTGAATCAAGTT
This genomic interval carries:
- a CDS encoding MFS transporter; translated protein: MTYRKLFKDYKVVRDLSLVQFISYFGAAFSNVAIYTMLVQFGSSSFAISLVTAMHFLPAIVIAPFSGAIIDRFKIKRLMLTLLITEFLMTLCFLLINSKEHLWLLLIFIFIRMSCTSMFFSTEMSLLAKLLKSDALRKANEIHSIIWSFCYAFAMAVSGFVVNFVGIKTAFIIDASFFLIAILVFVKINLIVEESDIKDKFFKIIKDGFLYIKSNKILVHLIILHTSVGLTSFDTLVTLLAKNEYKYVIATALSIGISNAVRALALMVGPYLIGKFVNQKSFFYILIFQALGIWLWAVFQFNFYLALIGLFATGFFTTTIWSYSYALIQENCDKKYLGRVLAYNDMIFMLANIITTLFIGLMASLTSLDIITYIIGFGFIIFAFYYRKVLQWL
- the bioD gene encoding dethiobiotin synthase → MIKEKNYYINKSLFISATNTDVGKTYGCKKFAIALTNLGLKVGYFKPFETGVIDKPLDGSAMLELVKELNPQFDFDINDVVPYQFRLPAAPYVAKNDTKIDFDFLLKQKKKLEEKCDVLIVEGAGGLLVPIEKDIFIIDLINMFNCEAILITPSKLGGINDTLLSIEALKTRNIKFDFYINLYQDKDTFEEVSLPFLKDYFPKINYLQEL
- a CDS encoding sensor histidine kinase — encoded protein: MFHEKYLSKLIIFTPIILIILVTTLVTFTQINKLENKFIDDSSKLKAKLINEEKNKLSQKIDTLNDYILYKKSTTKNIINEQIQKRVELVYNIVLHKYNKDTGILRQSETKKDLINIIKQMNLDNNGYFFLIDIKNKNFKPIIYPSNKNYINKNITNTNDVAHHEFILKSKELLKVKDEGYVTYTLKQNINKLSDYQKISFIKKFEPYHWLIGYGEYFEIIDNLLKQDVLNRINSLAYSSEQKIFVLDKNNNILNKSEDKSLKIQDKDFIKKVELYRNSDYEKTFFYWTKNYENLIAFKYIKEWNWVLVNSIDLKSLEKTIIDIIGNKKIEEKNFITYSIKIAFIVILIGSLLTFFLSKRIEMIFKSYKNNIESQKNALKNINATLESKVKEKTKALELLNEQLKDEVQKEVLKNREKDQMLFNQSKMAAMGEMIGNIAHQWRQPLSTISTAASGIAIKIDYNLVSPEEIKDDLKSIVNTTQYLSQTIEDFRNFFKENKQKENFNLKDCINDSLNIVDSSFKNNYIEVVLNTEDIEVHTIKSELTQAILNILTNAKDILTDKINQFEEKRVIYIDLYKDENFAYIEIWDNGGGIKKEILNKIFEPYFTTKHQSQGTGIGLYMTREIIIKHLNGNIKVENINKKYQDKNYLGANFKIIIPVSN
- a CDS encoding c-type cytochrome, whose protein sequence is MKKILVSSFVAILLLSGCGEEKTTQKVDDKSVSVNTTDTNTEVKKDDELVNRLSDSSEKISKKVQEASKQIGEIVSTTSKEVGVEASKVVEDLSKKSSEITEKVKEEVKSSSQKIQDSMNNIISSSKSTQVGKQLFLKCSGCHGLNGEKQALGKSQIIQGWDKQKVIDALNGYKNGTYGSAMKGVMKSQVLSLSDDEISQLGEYISSL
- a CDS encoding BatD family protein yields the protein MKLIKAFFIILLFFNILFADVKINAPTTFTENEPYIFTIKATGSDVTFPKIENISKEKVQTISTSKSINIVNSSMTRSLIRKYRLFPKEDFTIPSFTFEIDGKKEKTNQIVVKKQKVSKSNFSYADFQIIASKKDVYVGEAFKVKLKFKYLSSLNINNLSISNANFKDFWFKQLKDEKQYQDGDYTVNELTYLMFAQKEGELKIEPFRIDMSIINQSSDPFANFGFIQQNAQIKKVYSNALSINTKALPSNVNLIGNFNIKSTVDKTTINQGDSITYKIKIDGYGNIDDIKDIKLDIKNAQVFENKPKINTKVIDSKYYGEYEKTFSIVPLNSINIGAIKLRYFDNKTKNIITKQSDSFFIKVNEVKKEQKKLYLPTKLDEEKKVVIKEVKTSSIKQNIFFFFLGIVFSFIAIYIYKLILKNRENSKKDSNIVTRIKKSKTKAELIKILAAYIKKDNELDKLIFKLEDVNINIKTVKKDIINIIKQMEKQKGKK
- a CDS encoding molybdopterin-dependent oxidoreductase encodes the protein MSSNKTVACPLDCYDACEAVIVNGKIRGNKEHFPTNGNLCANFISCTKEDYLKDAFYDNKKISLKESLDILVSKLKNVEPKNTLFYKGSGNIGVMQNSIKSFFAKYGSILTQGSLCDGGGGYGISLNRKEVVNPPIEQLQEADVIIVWGRNFSVTSSHMYELVKDKTFITIDPIKTHIAKNSELHLALNPKTDYELALLLTRFAYMQDLEDEEFCERFNSSEEFFDLAKSRPVISYEEATGVSLEDINRFFEIIENKKVALVLGLGVQKYYEGANITRCIDSFAAFLGLHNHKKHSGVWYLSNSKYGYENQFNMQTQNKKEKVTEVDFSKYDLVFVQGGNPVVSAPNTQRVIDGLKNSFVVLMGTTYNDTCKYADLIIPSCSFLQKNDIRLSYGHQYKAISNKVEEANENSISEYDLSKYLFESFNYDGLKDEKKILDYYINNSVEQYQFDNFEFIDDIEVNHLYEEKLENEFYFITAKKKKSLNSSFKIDNYLYLNPKTGFNDEDNVTLTSKYGKAKFIVKLTEDVKENCVLCYAGNKNANYITPYSSDESSSSAMYQEVLVSIDLS
- the clpS gene encoding ATP-dependent Clp protease adapter ClpS, with amino-acid sequence MANEFEVELDNDIKLEEPKKYKVLLLNDDYSTMDFVIEVLVNIFRKKQDDAAQIMLNIHNKGKEVCGVYTHEIAATKVAQVTTLARERGFPLKAIMEEE
- the clpA gene encoding ATP-dependent Clp protease ATP-binding subunit ClpA encodes the protein MISNELRSIFAQAVSYAKSCKHEYLTLEHIFLMTLHDEVIESLLTNLGLNNDELFDKTKKYLDENTPVLPEGIEDEPIESISLTKTIEQMVAHTQASGKRDAKVEDMFVAIIRDENSYGSYLLKSHGIQKVDILEEISHNGNDEFEDEELSKQDNKSTVLDKNAVELVELAKKGEIDPVIGRENEIARVIQILSRRKKNNPVLVGEPGVGKTAIAEGLALEVSKENIPDTLKDAKIFSLDLGSLLAGTKYRGDFEKKLKALLKEIGEVKNAILFIDEIHTIVGAGSVGGSAMDASNILKPMLSNGKLRCIGATTFAEFRNDFSKDKALSRRFAKVDINEPSIEDTVTILEGLKSKYEEFHNVKYSKASVELAVELSKKYINDRFLPDSAIDVIDEAGSLKKIESKNSKKAVNITKEDIENVIAKMAHIPPKSATKSDISLLKSLEKNMQKRVFGQDEAIKTIVKSIKRNKAGLGLDKKPIGSFLFTGPTGVGKTEVARELSTQLGIHFERFDMSEYMEAHTISRLIGAPAGYVGFENGGLLTEAIRKHPHCVLLLDEIEKAHPDLMSVLLQVMDNAELTDNSGNKADFQNVVLIMTSNLGATEANVMGFAKNENLNEDKAINKFFAPEFRNRLDSTVNFKPLSIEIVTQVVGKFIEDLEKQLESKKVKITISTRAKKELASLGYDKAMGARPLSRVISQKVKDELTDEILFGKLKKGGKVKIDFVQGEFTFKYDTLS
- a CDS encoding flagellin; the protein is MTLFTNTAALIAYENYSYNNRLLSRSLLRLSTGLKINSASDDPSGLAIADKLRTQASSVSQGIENANSAIALTQIADKAMNEQSLIIDTVKAKLIQASSDTTSDEGREAIRKDVVKLLQQLDNVASQTNYNGNYLLQNTQNDTSNASVKNFQVGETSNDVIQLSSVQSNTVGLGLDTLKALSKDALTPNVARNSLGVLDTALNKLNDFRAEFGSTQNQLESSVRYMITMRTNLKASESVIRDVDYAQESANLSKYQLIAQAGMFAMAQANKIQEAMLRYLFR